One Helianthus annuus cultivar XRQ/B chromosome 12, HanXRQr2.0-SUNRISE, whole genome shotgun sequence genomic region harbors:
- the LOC110894293 gene encoding uncharacterized protein LOC110894293, translating into MAGLKLSFNFVVVLYHVFMATCFCYSENNMFPSSDEIQKLLNSLNKPPVKSIKSPDGDIIDCVHISHQPAFDHPLLKNHTIKVRPNYHPTWINMMNASKDRRSSSSVTQLWHSNGKCPKRTIPIRRTKKEDVLRADSFRSYGKKKSTSVAQPSSIDVELDVSRRYEFAYAYTRGEFYATIATLNLWNPRIQESNEYSLAQIWIVGGDLDTIEAGWQVDPELYGDTNTRLFIYWTSDGFQRKGCFNLECSGFIQISNKIALGATMSPTSVIYGSQHDITIIILKDVESGDWLMVLNDEIIGYWPSELFSQLSGDQSASLIEWGGAVANSEAHGHHTTTQMGSGRLPNQGYKNASYIKDIEIVDTSYTLGTPDVNLVMERGCYEILTGINDDWGRYIYFGGPGLNSNCP; encoded by the exons ATGGCGGGGTTAAAGTTGTCTTTTAATTTCGTGGTGGTGTTGTATCATGTGTTCATGGCTACATGTTTCTGTTACAGTGAGAATAACATGTTCCCAAGTTCTGATGAAATTCAGAAGCTTTTAAATAGCTTAAATAAACCTCCAGTTAAATCCATTAAG AGCCCTGATGGTGATATAATAGACTGTGTTCATATCTCTCATCAACCCGCTTTTGATCATCCCTTACTCAAAAATCACACTATTAAG GTGAGACCAAATTATCATCCAACCTGGATAAACATGATGAATGCTTCAAAAGATAGGCGTTCATCGTCATCAGTCACTCAATTGTGGCACTCAAATGGAAAATGCCCTAAAAGAACTATCCCCATTAGAAGAACAAAGAAAGAGGACGTACTCAGAGCGGATTCTTTTAGAAGTTACGGGAAGAAGAAGAGTACTTCTGTTGCTCAACCAAGCTCCATTGATGTTGAGCTCGATGTGAGCAGGCGTTATGAG tttgcATATGCATATACTAGAGGGGAATTCTATGCAACTATAGCAACATTAAATCTTTGGAATCCAAGGATTCAAGAATCTAATGAATATAGTTTGGCTCAAATCTGGATAGTAGGAGGTGATTTAGATACCATTGAAGCTGGTTGGCAA GTTGATCCAGAATTGTATGGAGATACAAACACTAGGCTCTTTATCTACTGGACT AGTGATGGATTTCAAAGAAAAGGGTGTTTCAATCTGGAGTGTTCTGGTTTTATTCAAATCAGCAATAAGATTGCACTTGGGGCAACCATGTCTCCTACTTCAGTAATTTATGGTTCTCAACATGATATCACCATAATTATCCTAAAG GACGTAGAAAGTGGGGATTGGCTGATGGTACTTAATGACGAAATAATAGGATATTGGCCATCCGAACTGTTTTCACAGTTAAGTGGTGATCAGAGTGCTTCATTGATAGAGTGGGGTGGAGCAGTGGCGAACTCAGAGGCACACGGGCATCATACAACTACCCAAATGGGCAGCGGTCGACTCCCTAACCAAGGGTATAAAAACGCCAGTTATATAAAAGATATTGAAATAGTGGACACCTCTTACACTTTAGGGACCCCAGATGTCAATCTTGTCATGGAGCGCGGTTGCTATGAAATTTTGACGGGCATCAATGATGATTGGGGTAGATACATTTACTTTGGTGGACCTGGTCTAAACTCAAACTGCCCGTGA